The following are encoded together in the Drosophila biarmipes strain raj3 chromosome 3L, RU_DBia_V1.1, whole genome shotgun sequence genome:
- the LOC127010842 gene encoding uncharacterized protein LOC127010842, whose amino-acid sequence MTRRRSGDSAHGAETAQTTESEQPPPDPAPPSCCCSCGALGQTQTQLSASRPPFLAADANVDADAVGRDLGFRVVSTQSNHGKYFQMRDVWKVLTTQLHILSAVNGATGRGSRGAGS is encoded by the exons ATGACACGGAGGCGGAGCGGAGACAGCGCACATGGAGCGGAGACCGCACAGACCACCGAGAGCGAGCAGCCTCCTCCCGATCCAGCTCCtcccagctgctgctgctcctgcgg AGCGTTGGGCCAAACCCAAACTCAATTGAGTGCCTCACGCCCTCCTTTCTTGGCTGCGGATGCGAatgtggatgcggatgcggtTGGCAGGGATCTCGGGTTCCGGGTGGTGTCTACACAATCGAATCATGgcaaatatttccaaatgCGAGATGTGTGGAAAGTGCTAACGACGCAGCTGCATATTTTGTCAGCGGTGAATGGGGCCACAGGACGAGGCAGCCGGGGTGCTGGGTCCTAA